The Desulfovibrio subterraneus nucleotide sequence ATCTGACCTATGAAAAATCCGGCAAGCTGGACAACTTCACCGCACTGCTCAACAACGTGCAGCAGACCGTGGGCAGCGGCACTGAAACCGGCAACACTGCTCCGGCCAAGGAAGAAGCTCCGGCTGAATCCGGCAAGGGACCCAAAGTGATTATCCGTGACCTGCTCATTACCAGTGCCAAGGTGAACATGGCTCTCACCGCGCTTGGCGGACAGGGCATGAGCGTCACCCTGCCTGATATTCACCTCACCAACATCGGCGAAGAATCCGGCGGTGCAACCCCTGCCGAAGCCATGCAGAAAATTCTGGGAGCCCTGAACGGTGAAATGACCTCCGCAGTGACCAAAGCTCTGGGCGAATCCGTCAAAAAGCTGCAGGAATCAGTGAAGAGCGCAAGCGATGCACTGAAGCAGGGAGACGGCTCGGGCATTGAAAAGATCGGCGAGGGCCTCAAGGGTATCATGCAATAACATCGAGCGATCAAAAGCAGACGGGCCGGAAGGTATACCCTCCGGCCCGTCGCAACCACAACAACAAACCACTCTATGTTCACCGCGCACGGCGCGGGTGAATGCAAAATACCCACCTCACGACACAGGCATTCAGCCGCCCGTATCCGCACCTTGCAGGTTGCGGAAAAAGCAGACGAAAAGACCGTAATCTCGACGAGACTGCAGCCGGAGATATCCGAGCGGAAAGCACGAAGGCAGGGTACAGAGGATGGATTGCAGGCGCATTGCGCCTGCATAATGGGTCACTCTGTCCTGGTACCTGAGAGTTTCACCGCTACTGGGGGGGCGGCTTGCTCCTTCGGTGCTCCCCACTGGGAAGGGAGACTCTCCAGAGGCTCGTCCGACAACAGTCCTTTTGCCTGAAAGAGTTACATCTTCGGCGCCTTCCGCACCGCTTGCGCGGTCGAAGGTCTCTCCTGCTGCCGTCATTCGAGATCCATATGTTGAGGCAAGTCCCGTCTACCTTTCCCTTGCAGAAATAGCAACTAAAAAAACCATGTGATCACTCAACATGCACGAGCGAACCCTATGCGGCTGCTTTGAGAAACAAAAAATCGGCGTAAAACGCCGATTTAATGTCAGACATGGTTAAGTCTGCACCAGCCAGAGCGACTGCAGAAATCCGCAATCACAGCTGGAAAAATCTTCACATACTCACTGCTGGCCTGCTTCATCCGACGAGCGGAAGGCGCCGCCAAACATGTAGAATGCGGTTTTGGACAGCTCCAGCAGCACCTCGCGGGCAGATGCCTGCGTGGACCACCACGGATCGGGGAAAGGCGGATCAGGTATTGCGGTCATCATTATGGTCCATCCGGGCATGACATCCCTGAAAATCTTGCCTGCACGCCGGATATGGGGGGGCGACGTGACCACGATCAGCCTGCCCGGCCCCGGACCCAGCCTGCTGGCAATAGACTCTGCCTCTTCAATGGTGCTCAGCAACTTATCGCCATGCAGCCGTATGGCTTCCGGAGGGACGCCCTCGGTGATAAGAATACGCTGGTACACATCCTCCTGCCGGGGATACGTTACCCCGTACTTCTCCAGCATGGTAGCCGTGGGCGGATATGCCACGCGGCTCACATACACGAGAGGCGCATACCCCTTCCGGTACAGCTCGGCAGCATAGGCGGGACGATGATAATCGCCCCCAAGCACCACAATGGCATCCGCCACCGACGGCACATCGTCGGAAGTCAGCCAATGTCCTGCATACAACAAGCCCCCGCCAAGCATCAGCAGACCGACCAGCGCAACAGCACCGATCAGCCGCAACAAGGCATTCAGCCAACGCATCATACCACTTCCTGAGGGTAGATTTCCTCATACTGCTTTTTATAGGCGGCGAAAGTACCATCTTTGATGGCCTTGCGTGCACCTCTGACCGTATCGAGAAAATAAGTAAGGTTATGAATGGAATTCAGGCGGAAGGAGAGAATCTCCTTGGCATGATACAAATGACGCAGATACGCGCGGCTGAACGTGCGACAGGTATAGCATGAGCAGTTCGGATCGAGCGGACCGTCATCTTCGGCATATTCCTGCCGCTTGATATTGATCTTGCCCACCGAAGTATACAGCGTGCCGTTACGCGCGTTACGGGTCGGCAGCACGCAGTCGAACATGTCGATGCCCGCGTTGATACCGTTAATGATATCCAGAGGCGTGCCCACCCCCATAAGGTAACGCGGCTTGGCCACCGGCAGCAACGGTGCGCAGTGATAGAGCATCTCCATCATTTCCTGTTTGCTTTCACCAACGGAAAGCCCGCCAAGGGCAAAGCCGTCAAAGTCGTCCATGCCCGTAAGCTGGGCGATGGAGCGCTCGCGCAGATCCTTGAAGAACCCGCCCTGCGTGATGGCAAACAGCAAATTGCCCGCCGTACCCTGCGGGTAGGCATCGCGGCAACGCCGTGCCCAGCGGGTGGTCAGTTCAAGGGAACGGGCTGTATATGCCTTGTCCGCACCGTAGGGGACGCATTCGTCCAGCACCATCATGATGTCCGAATTGAGATTGCGCTGAATGGACACAACCTTCTCGGGCGTAAAAAGGTGCTTTGAGCCGTCGAGGTGCGAGCGGAAGGTAACCCCTTCCTCCTGAATCTTGCGCAGCTCATTCAGGCTGAAAACCTGAAAGCCGCCGCTGTCGGTGAGGATGGGCTTGCGCCACGCGTTGAACTCGTGCAGTCCGCCGCGTCGCGCCACGACCTCATCGCCGGGGCGCAGATACAGATGATAGGTATTTCCGAGAATGATCTCGGCACCAATAGCCTCAAGATCGTCCGGAGCAATGGCCTTTACGCTCCCCACCGTGCCCACGGGCATGAAAATGGGGGTTTGGACCGGGCCGTGAGCCGTATGCAGCACGCCGGTGCGGGCTGCTCCGTCCGTTGCATGTATTGTAAATTCACCGATGTTTGCCATGAATGCACCATACCTTCGGGGCAGAAATTTGAAAAGTGGATAAAGCCTCATACCCCCGCTAGGCAAGAAATACCTCGCCTCTTCGCCGCGGTTTCATAAAAAAGTTAAGTTCATGTAAAATATACTTGCCCAATGTACTGAAAAAATGCAGTACACTGAAACTAGAACTATCACTCTCGCAGTTGCGAGGGACACGACAGATACTGCCATATCGGCCTTGCACCCCCAACGTTTCGGAGGGACCACATGAGAGAATATTCAGTGAAGCGCAATGGCAAGGAAGAACTGGTTTTCACGGGCGATCTTCTGGTTACTCTGGATGACCGCGAATGGATGGGAGTTACCCCGAACTGGTGGGAACTCACCCTCTACAAGACCAGTGTCGGCAAATATATTCTGGCATCGACCTTTCATATTAATTACCCTGGGCGCCGCAAGATGCATGGTGCCATAAGCTTTTCATCTGCCGAAGCAGTTCGCGACTACCTTGTCCACGACTGCAACGGCCCCTCCATGATTGCCGAAGCCTTGTTGGCCAGAGCTGCCCGTCGCGACGAAGCCTTCCGGTTCAAGCCAGTGCCGGTGAGCAACATCAGGGCATTCACGCTTATCCCTCGCCCCGAAGTGGGCATGGCAGGCTCTGCCTGATACAAACGGCCGCACAACGCAAAAAGCCGGACCATTTGGTCCGGCTTTTATATTTGCCTCAAAGGGACGCTAGCCTCTGCGCATCTCTTCGATAATGCCGTTCAGCTCCTGTGCCAGTCGGGCAAGATCAGCTACGGCGTTGGCAGACTGTAACATGGCCTGCGCGGTTTCGCTCGAAATGATGTTGATCTCTTCCACCGAACGGCTGATCTGTTCGCTGGCTGCGGACTGCTGCTCACTGGCCGTGGCAATGGCACGCACCTGATCCGCCGTACTTTCCACCATGCCCACAATGGTATGCAGCATCTGCCCGGAGTGGCTTGCAAGCTCTGTGGATTCGCCCACCAGCGTCACGGCCCTGTCAGTGGCTGTAACGTTGCGCTTGGCACAATCCTGAATGGAGCCGACAAAACTAACCACCTCGCGGGTTGCCGACATGGTCTTTTCCGCCAGCTTGCGCACTTCATCTGCAACCACCGCAAATCCGCGTCCGGCTTCACCCGCGCGGGCCGCTTCAATGGCCGCATTCAGCGCCAGCAGGTTGGTCTGGTCTGCAATATCCTCGATCACGGTGATGATCTGGCCTATGCCCTGCGCCTGCCTTCCAAGCTCACCCATTTCCTGCTTGAGCATGTTTGCCTGTTCGGCAACGGTGTTGATCTTATGCACGGCCGCATCAACCACCTTGGCACCTTCCATGGCCTGCCTCTGGGCCTCGCTCGCCGATTCCGCAGCAAGTGAGGCATTCTGGGCCACTTCAAGGACCGAGGCATTCATCTCCGTCATGGCGGCGGCTGAATCGGCCGTAAGCTTGCGCTGTTCATCGGCACCGGCACTGGATTGCTGAATCTGTGCCGACAGCTCTTCAGAAGCAGAGGAAACCTGTTCGGAAACCTGCCCTGCAGCATGGGCCGCATGCGTGATCATCTTGTTCTGTTCCTGCACCAGTGCCTGCTGCTGGCGCACCTCTGTCATATCTGTACAGATGGTGAAGGCCCCGATGAGTTTGCCGTCGAGGTCATATATGGGCGAGGAATCAACCACCATGGTGACCTGCTCGCCTCTGCGATTGGTAAACGTAGACTCATGTCCCACAATGGAGGACCGGTTCGCAAGCACCTGATGCGAGAGGGTTTCGCGACCGGATTCGTTGAACATGAATTCGCCCACCCCCTGTCCGACAAAATCTGCCGGATTGCCGCTATGGCCTACAAGTTTCAGCAATGCAGGGTTGGTAAAGGAAATACGACAACTCGTATCTACCACCAGAGCAGGCGTGGTCATACCGTCAAGAATACCCTTTGAAAAACCAAGTTCAGTCTTGAGTTTATCAACCATATGCCCGAGGTTTCGTGAGAGTATCCCAAGCTCATCATCACTGTGCACGACGAGATCAGCATTGAGATTTCCCTTGCTGATCTCTTCACTGCTGTTGGCAATGTGCAGAAGAGGCCGCACCACACTGCGGCGAATGAAAAAGACAACAGCCGCAATAAGAGTCAGCAATCCGCCAAGAGATATGGCAATATTCTCATACAGCTGGAAATCGATATTCGCCACTGTCGGGGTGATATCCTGCATAACAACCATCTGTCCCAGAATGGGCTGCGAAGCCCCGTGGCAATGGTGACAGGCACTCGCATTGGGGATGCTGACCACACGGACGAAATGACTTCCACCGGCATACTCCAGCATGGCGCTTTCGTGCGTATTCACTTTCAACGCGCGTGCGGCAAGACCGGACAGTGTTTCATTCTGCACGACGGCATCAAGGTCCTTCCGTTCCGTGTGCGAGTCGGTGCTGTAGGTGATATTACCCTTGAAGTTGGTGAGGTAGATGGTCATGTCCTTGTACTTCTCGGACAGGAACCGGAACTCATCGCGGGTACCGGCATCATTCCCCACCACCATGGGCTTTTCAATGGACAACTGAACCAGTTCAGAGGTCGTTGTCATGGCCTTGTCGAGCTCGGCCATCATGCTGGAGCGCTGCATGTAGCTGCTGATACTCACCAGCGCCGAAAAAATGATGAACGAAATAAGAGAGACCAGCAGCGAAGTCTTGGCTCCAATGGAGTTTCTGATGAATCCTGCCATGGCTGCCTCCTAGTGCGCGCCGCTGTGTATAAGCGGTTTGAAGCCGAACGCACCGATGCGGCTCTCGTTATGACACGTCTGGCAGCTCTCCAACGTCGGCGTTTTCTGAATAGTCTCGGGATCGCCACCCGATTCTACATGTGCCCGCCCCGGGCCATGGCATGTTTCGCATCCCACGTCTGCGAGGTGGGGCGTCTGCTCGTAGCTGACAAACCCTCCCTTGCCGTGCCCTGTGGTATGACATTCGTAACAGCCTTCTCGCTCTTCAGTCGTCAGATCATCGGCCATCACGCTGATGCTCTTCCATGAATGCGCTTTCTTTGAGTGCTTCATGAACTGCGTAAATTGCTCTTCATGGCAATCTGCACAGGCCTTGGTTCCCACATAATCTCCGGCCCACACCGAAGAAGCCGTGACAACCAGTACCCCGAAACATGAAAATAGAACCATTAACAAGTACGTTCGCTTCTTTTTGCCCACCAGCATCATTCCCTCACCCTATCTGTCTGTTGCCCACACCAGATAAAACCACCACTGGCCAGCTACTATGCTAGCACTCAAGTGTGTCTATGTTACCCCCAAGTCACACTTGTGCAGGATGCTCTAACGCGAATTATGAAAAGCGTCCAGCGCAAGCAAAGAGATTGGTTGCTCACACACTTTTCTCTGATACCCGCAGTATTAATTAACTGCGTTTTTAAATCGCATAAAAAACAAGAAGCAACCCACGTCAACAATCAGAAGGCAAAATAAACCTGCTTGAAACAATAATAAACAGATAGTGAATAAGCACTTCACAAAACAAACGACATACACAACCACGCAATATTAAGTACTAAAATGCATACATGACAACCATGATATACAAGCAGACATCTAACCATTTCATTTTGCATACACAAATAACGCAAGTCTAAACAATCAAGCTTATCGGAATATACACTTCGCACAGAAATAGAATCACGTTGGATTTGATAAAAACAGTAGATGAAACATAAAATAATATAAATAATCAACAATGTTGCTTTGCACTATTCAACCTGTCTTTGAGCACAAAGAAGGAATTATGAAATTGAGACCTTGTCCTCGATTCATGATAT carries:
- the tgt gene encoding tRNA guanosine(34) transglycosylase Tgt; the encoded protein is MANIGEFTIHATDGAARTGVLHTAHGPVQTPIFMPVGTVGSVKAIAPDDLEAIGAEIILGNTYHLYLRPGDEVVARRGGLHEFNAWRKPILTDSGGFQVFSLNELRKIQEEGVTFRSHLDGSKHLFTPEKVVSIQRNLNSDIMMVLDECVPYGADKAYTARSLELTTRWARRCRDAYPQGTAGNLLFAITQGGFFKDLRERSIAQLTGMDDFDGFALGGLSVGESKQEMMEMLYHCAPLLPVAKPRYLMGVGTPLDIINGINAGIDMFDCVLPTRNARNGTLYTSVGKINIKRQEYAEDDGPLDPNCSCYTCRTFSRAYLRHLYHAKEILSFRLNSIHNLTYFLDTVRGARKAIKDGTFAAYKKQYEEIYPQEVV
- a CDS encoding methyl-accepting chemotaxis protein, yielding MAGFIRNSIGAKTSLLVSLISFIIFSALVSISSYMQRSSMMAELDKAMTTTSELVQLSIEKPMVVGNDAGTRDEFRFLSEKYKDMTIYLTNFKGNITYSTDSHTERKDLDAVVQNETLSGLAARALKVNTHESAMLEYAGGSHFVRVVSIPNASACHHCHGASQPILGQMVVMQDITPTVANIDFQLYENIAISLGGLLTLIAAVVFFIRRSVVRPLLHIANSSEEISKGNLNADLVVHSDDELGILSRNLGHMVDKLKTELGFSKGILDGMTTPALVVDTSCRISFTNPALLKLVGHSGNPADFVGQGVGEFMFNESGRETLSHQVLANRSSIVGHESTFTNRRGEQVTMVVDSSPIYDLDGKLIGAFTICTDMTEVRQQQALVQEQNKMITHAAHAAGQVSEQVSSASEELSAQIQQSSAGADEQRKLTADSAAAMTEMNASVLEVAQNASLAAESASEAQRQAMEGAKVVDAAVHKINTVAEQANMLKQEMGELGRQAQGIGQIITVIEDIADQTNLLALNAAIEAARAGEAGRGFAVVADEVRKLAEKTMSATREVVSFVGSIQDCAKRNVTATDRAVTLVGESTELASHSGQMLHTIVGMVESTADQVRAIATASEQQSAASEQISRSVEEINIISSETAQAMLQSANAVADLARLAQELNGIIEEMRRG
- a CDS encoding cytochrome c family protein is translated as MMLVGKKKRTYLLMVLFSCFGVLVVTASSVWAGDYVGTKACADCHEEQFTQFMKHSKKAHSWKSISVMADDLTTEEREGCYECHTTGHGKGGFVSYEQTPHLADVGCETCHGPGRAHVESGGDPETIQKTPTLESCQTCHNESRIGAFGFKPLIHSGAH
- a CDS encoding YdcF family protein → MMRWLNALLRLIGAVALVGLLMLGGGLLYAGHWLTSDDVPSVADAIVVLGGDYHRPAYAAELYRKGYAPLVYVSRVAYPPTATMLEKYGVTYPRQEDVYQRILITEGVPPEAIRLHGDKLLSTIEEAESIASRLGPGPGRLIVVTSPPHIRRAGKIFRDVMPGWTIMMTAIPDPPFPDPWWSTQASAREVLLELSKTAFYMFGGAFRSSDEAGQQ